A DNA window from Megalobrama amblycephala isolate DHTTF-2021 linkage group LG11, ASM1881202v1, whole genome shotgun sequence contains the following coding sequences:
- the gpr176 gene encoding G-protein coupled receptor 176 yields MMMEAENAESWFPLTENGSTSLNASNLGFLNASSPVGLWGDAQDKEVTRLEEILHAQERAYKDFTTTIQVFILIGSLFGNIAVLWCTCYTNVFKSVTNLFIKNLACSGICAGLVCVPFDIALNASPLCCLWVHTLLLCKTIKFLHRLFCSATVLNFAVIAMDRYYSVLYPLERKISDAKSRDLVIYIWVHAVVASVPVFAISNVTDVYATSSCSDGQSLGHLVYMVTYSITTLILPLAVVFLAMALIRRALSSSQKKKVIIAALRTPQNSISIPYVSQRESELHATLLSIVLVFALCSTPYAALVIYRAVLGAAKASSWLQLTAMWLPKVSLLTNPLFLLTVNRSVRRCLLDMLARLHRRYSRRNMVNVGGLAEVGPLGGETVVRSGSQLLEMFNIGQQQIFRPNEDEEDENEISSVASANFQNKDEGQGGNGMAAGELRQPQSGDGVKEEALVLPKHSPIQSCAYSSSQVAPATPTDPEDATQFGFGPFELPPQWLPETRNSKKRLLPPLGNTPEELIQTKQPRVRSERRISRNNKVSTFPNVDP; encoded by the exons ATGATGATGGAGGCGGAAAACGCGGAGAGCTGGTTTCCTCTGACAGAAAACGGGTCCACAAGTTTAAACGCCTCGAACTTGGGTTTCCTAAACGCGTCGTCTCCGGTGGGTCTGTGGGGTGATGCTCAGGATAAAGAGGTGACGCGGCTGGAGGAGATCCTGCACGCGCAGGAAAGAGCCTACAAAGATTTCACCACCACCATTCAAGTTTTCATCCTCATCGGCTCCCTTTTCG GCAATATTGCAGTGCTATGGTGCACTTGTTACACCAATGTCTTCAAGTCCGTCACAAACCTCTTCATCAAGAACCTGGCGTGTTCTGGCATTTGTGCTGGCTTGGTGTGTGTGCCCTTTGACATAGCCCTGAATGCCAGTCCCCTATGCTGCCTATGGGTTCATACACTCCTGTTGTGCAAAACCATCAAGTTCCTACACAGGCTTTTCTGCTCGGCCACTGTGCTAAACTTCGCTGTCATCGCCATGGACAG GTACTACTCAGTGTTATATCCACTGGAGAGAAAGATATCAGATGCCAAATCCAGAGATCTGGTCATCTACATCTGGGTGCATGCCGTGGTGGCCAGTGTCCCTGTTTTCGCCATTAGCAATGTGACGGATGTCTACGCCACCTCGTCTTGTTCTGACGGCCAATCGCTTGGACATCTGGTTTACATGGTCACATACAGCATCACCACACTTATTTTACCGCTAGCAGTGGTGTTTCTAGCCATGGCACTAATCCGCCGTGCGTTAAGCAGCAGCCAGAAGAAGAAAGTGATCATCGCGGCGCTGCGCACCCCTCAGAACAGCATTTCCATCCCGTATGTGTCTCAGCGTGAGTCTGAACTTCATGCCACTCTGTTGTCCATCGTCCTAGTTTTTGCACTCTGCAGCACTCCCTACGCCGCTCTGGTGATATACCGTGCAGTGCTAGGGGCTGCAAAAGCCTCGTCTTGGTTACAACTTACTGCTATGTGGCTGCCAAAAGTCTCTCTCCTCACCAACCCGTTGTTCCTCCTCACAGTAAACCGCTCCGTGCGACGTTGCCTTCTCGATATGCTAGCACGGCTGCATCGACGCTATAGCCGAAGGAACATGGTTAATGTTGGAGGTCTGGCTGAGGTAGGGCCACTAGGGGGCGAGACTGTGGTTCGCTCTGGTAGTCAACTCCTGGAGATGTTCAATATCGGCCAACAGCAGATCTTCAGGCCAAATGAGGATGAAGAAGATGAGAATGAAATTTCGTCTGTGGCTTCTGCCAACTTTCAAAACAAAGATGAGGGACAAGGTGGAAATGGAATGGCGGCAGGAGAGCTGCGCCAGCCACAGTCAGGGGATGGGGTTAAAGAAGAGGCCTTAGTCTTACCAAAACATTCCCCTATTCAGTCGTGTGCCTACTCCTCTTCGCAGGTCGCCCCCGCGACTCCCACCGACCCCGAGGATGCAACGCAGTTTGGTTTTGGGCCATTTGAGCTGCCTCCTCAATGGCTGCCTGAAACCAGGAACAGTAAGAAAAGACTCCTGCCTCCGTTGGGTAACACACCAGAGGAGCTGATCCAGACCAAGCAGCCTAGAGTTCGGTCCGAGAGACGCATCAGTAGAAACAATAAAGTTAGTACCTTCCCTAATGTGGACCCCTAA
- the LOC125277810 gene encoding acyl-coenzyme A thioesterase 5-like — MFSVLKYVFTPFARNALAKMHYSSGVSIRLLPSYKCSFEDPVQVTVSGLNPQQRVDLRSKITDENGLVFKASATYEADGSGQVDLNRDPSLGGSFTGVEPMGLFWALKADVVSCKFALKDVTRPALVDIECVSDDKVIAKVTNERHCMTDGVRRIPVTEGRIRGTLFMPPGKGPFPGILDTNVFKGGPFELRAALLAKKGFVVFALAFQGYQDLPKKADRFHLEYFEEGIDFLRQQPEVKDQKIGLVSISKSGDLALSMATFLPGISATISINGCNANTIVPLYYKDICVPPLIFDVKRSKMTLSGLMDIRDVLHDPMSKEGLPSVIPIECASGNFMFIMSEADRNWPSAYYAKLACDRLKAHGKHNYELVRYEKAGHFIEVPYMPFCLANYHAVPNHVVLFGGEPKAHSEAQLDTWARMVNFLKKHLAAADHNCRSML, encoded by the exons ATGTTTTCAGTGCTGAAATATGTTTTTACCCCTTTCGCAAGAAACGCTCTTGCAAAAATGCACTACAGTTCGGGGGTCAGCATTAGGCTTTTGCCCAGTTATAAGTGCTCTTTTGAAGACCCAGTGCAAGTGACCGTGAGTGGCTTAAATCCACAACAGCGCGTGGATCTGCGCTCTAAAATCACCGATGAAAATGGACTTGTATTCAAAGCTTCGGCCACCTACGAAGCTGACGGCAGTGGTCAAGTTGACCTCAACCGCGACCCTTCTCTTGGTGGAAGCTTTACCGGAGTTGAACCAATGGGCTTATTCTGGGCACTAAAAGCAGACGTCGTAAGCTGCAAGTTTGCCCTAAAAGACGTGACGCGCCCTGCTCTCGTTGATATTGAATGTGTCAGTGACGATAAAGTCATCGCTAAAGTAACAAACGAGAGACACTGCATGACCGATGGTGTACGGAGAATTCCTGTAACCGAAGGCAGGATCAGGGGAACTCTTTTTATGCCACCTG GTAAAGGACCATTTCCTGGGATTTTGGATACAAATGTGTTTAAAGGAGGTCCTTTTGAGTTGAGGGCAGCTCTGCTGGCAAAAAAAGGCTTTGTCGTTTTTGCCTTGGCTTTCCAAGGTTACCAAGATTTACCCAAAAAAGCTGACAGATTTCACCTCGAGTACTTTGAAGAAGGTATAGATTTCCTGCGACAACAGCCAGAG gtCAAAGATCAAAAAATTGGTCTAGTGTCCATATCAAAGAGTGGAGATCTCGCTTTGTCAATGGCAACATTCCTGCCTGGTATATCGGCCACTATTTCGATCAATGGATGCAATGCCAATACAATAGTTCCACTCTACTACAAAGACATCTGTGTTCCACCCCTCATATTCGATGTTAAGAGATCAAAAATGACACTGTCAGGCCTTATGGATATTAGGGATGTCCTGCATGACCCAATGTCCAAAGAAGGCCTTCCTAGCGTTATTCCCATTGAGTGTGCCTCTGGTAACTTCATGTTTATAATGTCAGAAGCCGACAGGAATTGGCCAAGTGCCTATTATGCAAAACTTGCATGTGACAGACTCAAAGCACACGGGAAACATAACTATGAGCTGGTGAGGTATGAAAAAGCGGGTCACTTTATTGAGGTGCCTTATATGCCCTTTTGTCTCGCTAATTATCATGCTGTACCTAACCACGTGGTTTTGTTTGGCGGGGAACCTAAGGCTCATTCAGAAGCACAGTTGGACACATGGGCGAGGATGGTGAATTTTCTCAAAAAACACTTAGCGGCTGCTGATCACAACTGCAGATCTATGCTGTAA